Within the Borrelia parkeri genome, the region CATCAGTTGTGAAGTCATATCTATTCGTGATTTTTCTGATGATAAACATAAAAGATGCGATGATATTCCTTATGGTGGGGGTGCGGGTATGGTTTTAAAAGCCCAGCCTATCTCTGCTGCTCTTGATTATGTAAATGCAAGATCAAAAACCACAATATTTGTAAGTCCATCTGGGTTGAAATATAATCAAAAATTGGCTTATGACTTGTCAAAGAAGAATGAACTTGTTATAATTTGTGGAAGATATGAAGGGCTTGATCAACGTATAATTGATTTGTATGTTGATTTTGAAATTTCAGTTGGAGATTATGTATTATCCTCAGGTGAGGTTGCTGCTCTTGTCATAATAGATAGTGTATATAGATTGTTAGAGGGTGTAATAAATCCGAATTCCTTGCTTGAGGAATCTTTCAGTTGTGAGTGTGGCTTGCTTGAGTATCCTCACTATACTAAGCCTTATGAATTTAAGGGATTAGAAGTTCCTAATGTGCTTCTTTCAGGTCATCACGAGGAAATAAGAAAATGGCGATTTATGAAGTCTATTGAAAAAACAAAGAAAAATAGATATGATTTGTACCTTAAATATTTGGAAATGAGAGGAGAAAATGATGGATTTAATAAGAAAAATTGAAGCTAAAGGAAAGAGAACAGAAAGTTTTGATTTTAGGGTAGGAGATACTATACGTGTTAGTTATAAAATAATTGAAGGCACTAATGAGAGAATTCAAAATTTTGAGGGTCTTGTTATATCTATTCAAAATAAAGGTATTGGACAAACTTTTTTAGTTAGAAAAATTTCTTCAGGCATTGGAGTTGAGAAAATTTTTCCTATGCATTCACCTATTATAGAAAAGGTTCAAGTGTTAAAGAGAGGGAAGGTAAGGCGGGCAAAACTTTACTATATGAGAGATAGAATTGGTAAAGCCGCTATGAAGGTAAAAGCGCGTCTTGATATTAAGAAGCTTAAATAATACTCAAGTATCTAAAATTACTTTAAATAAAAAGTTTCCTTTAAATGGAAGATTGCAAGTTATTAAGTCCCTTGGTGTTAATAAGTGGCTTGTATCTTTTTTAGGCAATTATTTTGAAGTAAAGAGTAATTTACCATTAAGAGTTGGTTTTAAGTATTTTGCTAAGATGGTTAGTACTTCAGGTAATTTTTTGATTCATGTTAATTATGCATCTATGTTTAGAGATTTAGATTTATCTGAAACTGATGATAAGGTTGTATTTAAACGAAGAGGTGATTTTTTAGATCAAAACACTAAGAAATTGTTTAGGAATATTTTTGCTAATATAAAAGATGAGTTTGTTTTAAAGTTTCTTTTAACTTTGTATGATCAAATTATAACAGAACAGGATTTTATGCAAATTTATAATTATTTTGGTAGTAAATTAGGAATAAGAGAACAGGATAATAAACTACCAATTTTTATTGAAAACAATAATAATTTTATTATTTCAATTCCCTTTAAATTTATGGAAGGAAGTGGTTTGTTATTTTTATTTTCTTATAAAGATTTAGAAGTGGTTTATAAGTGGAGTTTCGTTTATTTTTTTAATGAACAAGAAAAAATTATTTGTGAGATTAATCATTTCGGAGTTGATTCTAAATTAAGAATATATGCAGATTTTGATTTAAATAATATTGTTAGAGAGCTGAGAAGTTCTCTTTTTTGTTATAATATAACTGATATAAAAATATTAAATTCAATTCAAGAATTTGAAGATTTTGATTGTGAAGTAATAGTAGCTAAGAGTATTGATTATGAGATATGAGATAAGATATGCATGGAGAAAAATTAGCTTTATTGATTAAATATGATACTAAATTTCCAGCGCCTTTTATTTTAGCTAAGGCCAGGGGAGAGAAGGTCTTACGTATAAAAGAACTTGCTAAGCGAGAGAGTATTCCTATTGTGGAGGATAAATATTTAGCTGAGAGCTTGTTTTTGGTTAATGAGGGTGATTTTATTGATTCTAAGTATTTTAAAGTAGTTGCACATATTTTATCTGTTGTTTATAAATTAAAGAGTGATAAATTATGAATGTTAGACAAATTGGAAATCGTGGCGAGGGTTTTGCTTTAAAATATTTGCTTGAGAAGCTTAATAATTTTTATTTTATAGAGATAAAATCTTTAAATGTTACAGTATTAGAATATATCACATTTAGTGATTTGAGGTCATTTATAATGTTTTTTTGATATTGTGTTCAATTTTAAGAGATTACTTATTTGTCTTGTATAGATTAAGGGAGATAGCATTGAAGTCTAATCAAAATAAAGCTTGTGGCAATGATTTTAAAAAGGTAAACAAAGTTCCTTATTGGAAAATGAGAAAAGTAAAATCTGAGCTTAAAAAACAAAATGCTGAGGCTTTAAATACTAATGATAATAAATCTGTGGGTACTAACTCTAATGACCAAAAGAATTATAAGGGTAATAAACAAAAAGGACTTAGTAAAGACCGCAGATTGCGTATAAGGTTTAAAGAATCATGTCCTATTTGTGAGAAACCTATCAGGGATATTATTTCTTGTATGTCTATGAAGTTAAATGGTGAAGATAAACCTATACATTTTGATTGTGCTATTGATAAATTGAAGTCTGAGAATGAGCTTTTTAAGAATGAAAGTTTATTGTATAGGGGTGTTGGTAAATTTTTTGTTATTGATAAGTCTGTTAGAGGAGATAGCTTGGCTTTTAAGATAGTCAGGGAAATTGATTTTGAAAATTTAGAGAGTTGTCCTAGTTGGCGAAAAAAAATTCTTCAAGATATGAATAAAGGATTTAAATTTTATTAATTATGAGAGTAGCATTATTTCCTGGGTCATTTGATCCTATTACTTGGGGACATATTGATTTAGTTAAAAGAGCATCATTAATTTTTGATAAGGTTATTGTTCTTGTTTCTAATAACAGTGCTAAGAGTTATTTGCTTAGTGATATTGAAAGATATGAACTTACTTTTGAGGTTATTGCATCTTTAGGATGGTCAAGAATTTTTGTAGATAGGTATGATGGAATTATTTTGGATTATGCTTTAAAAAATGATATTGGTTTTATTGTTAGGGGTGTTAGGGCTTTTCATGATTTTGAATTTGAATTTGAAAGATATGTTGTTAGTAACAAGCTTAGTCCTTCAATAGACATAGTATTTTTACCAAGTAGTGATAAATATCTGTTTGTAAGGTCAGCTCTTGTTAAAGAATTAATAAAGAATAAGAATTTTGATCTCTCAAGTTTTATTCCGGATTTAGTGCAAAAAAAGTTGAAATCTAAATTTATTGACAAATTATCTTAATAATATATATATTATTAAGATATGTTTGTTTATGTTTAAGGAGACAAAGAAATGGCTGTTCCAAAATTTAAGCCTTCAAAGTCTAGAAGTAGGACGAGGCGCAGTATAAATATGAGGAAAAAAATACCTCAATTTCAAGAGTGTTCAAATTGTGGTAATCTTGCAGTAAGGCACAGAGTATGTGTTAAGTGTGGTTATTATAGAAATAGTCAATATTTAGAATTAGGATTGTAGTTTGAACGAGGAATGTTTGTTTATGGGTCAAAATGAGATTTTTAAAAAGGTTAGGTCTATCATATCCGAGCAGCTTGATAAAAAAGAAGATGAAATTACTATGGAATCTAGGTTTGTTGAGGATCTAGGTGCAGACAGTCTTGATATTTATGAACTTTTATATTTACTTGAGGAAGCATTTGATGATAAGATCCCAGAAAATGAGGCTAGTGAATTTGAGACTATAGGTGATGTTGTTGCCTTTATTGAGAAAAAAAAGGATTAGATATTATGGGTTCTGCTGTAATGAAGTTGGATACAGATCGGAGAAAAAAGTTAGATGAGTTCTTAATGGGTTTGCATATTGATTTTAATGATATTGATTTGCTAAATATGTCTTTAAGTCATTCATCATATGCAAATGAATTTGACCAAAAATATGCTAATAATGAAAGATTAGAGTTTTTAGGAGATTCTGTTCTTAATCTTATTATTACAGATTATTTATATAGATTTTATCCTGAAAAGAGTGAAGGTGAACTTAGTAAGGCCAGATCTTATATTGTTAGTGAAGAATCTCTCTCTAGTATCGCTCGAGAACTTAACCTTGGTAACTATATTTTGCTTGGTAGGGGCGAAGAGAATAATGATGGACGTAATAAGAAAGGTATTCTTGCAGATGCTATTGAGGCTTTTGTTGGTGCACTTTATCTTGATGGTGGTTTTTTAAAAACTTTGGATTTTGTTATAGAGCTTTTTGAAGTTCACATAAGGTTGATGTTTAATCGTGGTGATTTTAAAGACTATAAAAGTCTTTTGCAAGAATATGTTCAAAAAAAATATAAAATTTCTCCCACTTATAAGTTGGCTAAAGAGTTAGGTCCTGATCATAATAAAATTTTTTGTGTTGAACTTTATGTTAATGATAAATTTATATCTAATGGTAAGGGAAAGTCTAAAAAAGAAGCTGAGATGATAGCAGCTGAGATGGCACTTAAGAATATTGCAAATATTGATCTTTAATTTTTTTGATTAGAATCTCTTTTTTGTTTAATTTGGGATTAGTTAGTACTTCTCTTAATAGGTAGTCAAGGATTTTTCCAATATTTTTGTTTTCTGTTAATTTAAGGTTTTTGATATCGTTGCCATTTATTTTTAATTCTTTTAAGGATAAGGGATCTTTTAGTAGTTTTTTGCTTCTTATTTTATTTATTATAAATTTGAGTTTATGATCTTTTCCTTTAAGAGCTTTATATATGTCGAGTATTTCCTTATAGTTTTCTCTGGTAGCTTTACTTAACAAAATTCTTATATCATGTAATTTTTTAATTCTTAGAGTATTGATTTCATTAATAACGGTTTTATATAATAGTATTAATTTAATATCTCTATTTGAAAACCGAAGTGATTTTAAATTTTCTATTAAACATGATATATCTTTTTTTATTGTAAAAATGACCATTGCTTTTAAATAAAATTTATTTTTGTTTAAAAGAGTAATTTTATTTTTTAATTTTTTGTTTATTTCTATGTTGAAAAAGTATTTAAAGAAATTTACTTTTTGTAGATAATTTATTCCTTTTATTGGGTTTTTTCCTTCTAGAAGTTTAATAAATTCATGGTTTATTCTTTCTTTTGATAGAAATAGGATGTTTGTTTTTTTATATTTCATGGAAATTAATGTATTTTTATCGATTGTGAAATCAAGTGTGGATGCAAATCTTGCAGCTCTGAGTATTCTAAGAGCATCTTCTTCAAATCTTTTGTTTGGCTTTCCTATACATCTTATTATTTTTTTGTTAAGGTCTTGTTTTCCGTTATAGCAATCTATTATTTCATAGTTAAGCATATTCATTGCGATTGAGTTTATTGTAAAATCTCTTCTTTGAAGATCTTCATTTAAGTTTTTTGTAAATTTTATGTTTTTAGGGGCTCTTTTGTTTTCATAGTCTATGTCTATTCTGTAAGTTGTGACTTCAAAAATTTTTTTATTAAAAATTATGCTTATTGTACCATGCTTTATTCCTGTTTTCACATTGCTTGGAAATAGTTGCATTATTTCTTCTGGAGTTGCATTTGTTGTGAAGTCAAAATCATAAGGTATCTTTTTAAGAAGTAAATCCCTTAAAGCACCCCCTACTAGGAAGAATTCATAATTATGATTATTAAAGATTTTACTAATTTTCATTATGTCTTTATTGTTAATGCCTAGATTCATATAGGAATATATTATAGTTGAAATATTATTTTTTCTAAGGTTAAAATATGATTTTAGTTTATTCTTAAAATATCATAAAATAATATTTGTTTGATGTATATTTAAACATTTATAAATGGGGTTTTATGAACAAGAGTAATGTTAGTATATATGATTCTATTGATAAGCTTTCAAAGGATTCAAGGGCTAAATTGATAAGAGAGATTAAAAAGAATCTAAGCTTAAATTCTTCAGTATTGTCTGAAAATAATTCTAATTACTTATATTCAAATTTTGCCATGCAAATTGATGATTTTTTGTCTAAAAATTTTATGGAAGAGTCATTTTGGGTAAGAATATGGGTATATATCTTAAAATTTTTTCAAAAAGATAAGACTAAAGAGGATATTTATAAAATGCATCTTCTAAAAAGATTAGAAGATCATGTTAATAATATTTATAAAAATCCTGTCATAGATTTTAAAAAAGGATATCTACGTATAGGGTTTGTAGAAATGTTTTTTGAACTTTATTGCCATTTAGTTAAGCTTAAAGGGTATTTTAAGATGTTAGAAAAAGGGAATATTGTTGAACAAGCAATGTTTGAAGTTATTCACAGTAAAATTCCTAATTCTCAGTGTGAGATAGAAGATTTTTTGGAACCTGAGGAGTATGAACAATTCTTAAAAAAAGATAAAACCCAAGATGAATTAGAAGAGATTATTAAACTAAGAATTAGTAATTATATTGCTTCAATTCCTTTACAAATTTATTCAGTTGTAGAGGAGATGTTTGAATTTTTTTATGTTCTAAATGGTATTGCATTTTTCCCTTATAGATCTTTTTTTTCTTTTTTTAATGTTGAGCTTTTAGACGATATGGGTAATTTTGATGTTGCCGATCTTGATAGGACAGTTAGTACCAGTTTTGAGAGTGTGAGTAAGTATTTTAAGTGTTTCTTTGAGATTTTGCATACATTAAAAGATATTGAAATAAATGAAGAGGTTCTGAAAATTATTGTTAAAAATTATTTTTTAATAATAAAATCAAATGAGAATAATATTTTAAGTGAAGAGAGTCTTTTAGGAATTGATTCTATGTTTAAAGACATTTTGGATATTATGACAAAAATCATTAGCTTATCAAAAACTTTGCCTTATTTAGATGTTTTTAAAATTTATTATGAAAATCCCGTTTTAAAGCCTAAAAATTATGTTCCTTGTTTTGATGTAAAAAGTTTTTATGAAAATGTTTTATTTTTAAATGTTACTGAACAGCTTGTTAAAAACTATGCTAAGTCTTTAGCAATACTTGTGAATAGAGAACTTAAAAATTTAATTAAAAATTATAGTGTTATTATTAATTTAGATAGCATAATTTTTAAGGGAATGGAGCTTGAATATTCAAATTTTAAAAAACTTTACTTTCTTAATGAATTCTTCAAGTATATTTATGACGTAAAGATAATAGAAATATTAAGAACCGTAAATAATGTAGTACTTGTCAATAATACTGACTTAAGAAGTTTGTATATTAAGCTTGAGAGAAATATAAGTGTGCTGAGAAAAAAAGTTTATGATTTGTATTTTGAGCTTAATTATAAAAATGAGGAGTATGAACAATATAACAAAGATTATGATAGTGATGATTCTTATAGGGAGAAAATTTTGGAATGGTGCTTGAGGGAGTTTGAGACTGTTAAAGGTTTGGTTTTTGAGTTTATGGTTTGTTTTGTTGATCTTAAGGAGAAGTATATTGCTCTTTTAGACAATAATAATGCTTTTATACAAAGTACTCTTAATATTTCTCATAAATTGTCTACGGAAGATAATGTGAAGATCAGTTTAGGGTATGTTATTGCTAATGTATTATTTATAATTAAACAATCTCTTTTTATACTTGAAAATTTATAGGTTGTTATGAAAAACTTTAATGCAAAAGATTTAAGGTTATTTTCAATTTTGATTAGAGTTTTAGTAATAATTTTATTTTTTAATTCTGTACTTAGTTTGTTTATGTTTTTAGCAGGTGCTTATAATGTGTTTAAGTATTCTTTTCAAAAAATTTCACTTGAATTTGCGATTATATTAAGTACTATTTCTTTTGGACTTGAGGCTATGAGATTAATTTTTTATTTGTTTAGAAGAAAGAGGATTAAACATTATATCATTTTGGTTTTTAGTTTTATTATTTGTTTTTGTGCTTTTTTTTTAAAAATTTTTCTTTTTCTTGAAATATAATTTGTTTGTTTTAATCTTGCTCTTGACTAATATATTTTATTTTTATAAACTAACCATTAGCTTTATTATGCCGACTTAGCTCAGCTGGCTAGAGCAGCGGTCTTGTAAACCGCAGGTCGTCGGTTCGAGTCCGACAGTCGGCTTTTAGGGGGGCGGTACCGAAGTGGTTAACCGGGGCAGACTGTAAATCTGTTGGCATCGCCTACGTGGGTTCGAATCCCACCCTCCCCAATTTGAAATTGAGATTTAACCAGATATTTTGTGAGGTTTAATTTTTTTTGTTTGATTATTTGAGATATAATTTTAATGTTGTGCTTTTTAAATATTTTCGCATTTATTATAATAAAATTTTAATTAATATTTGTAAGTCATGTTTTTCAGGGATAATGTGCTTTGTTGTTTCTTATTTTAATTGAGAGCATGAAAGCGTGATTTTCTTTTTTTAAAAAGAGATTTTAAGTTTTTATGGCAATAAAAAATTTTTTTATTTCCCTTTTTGTGTTATTTGTTATTTTTTCTCTTTTAGCATTTTTTTTGTATTTTTTAAATTCTTCTCCTTTTAAATCTGATGTAATATATGAGTTTGAAGTGCAAAAAGGATGGGGAGTAAAAAAAATTGCTTGGGAACTTAAGAAAAGAGGGTTAATTAGATCTGACAAATTATTGATAGCTATTTCTTATCTTTTTGGTAGTGATAAAAATTTTAGGGAAGGCAAATATTTAATCAATGGTCATTGTTCAACTTTTGATGTATATAGAGAATTTTTGAAAGGCAGACCTATCCTTCCTATTAATATCACCATCCCTGAGGGGTATACTGGTAGAAGAATAGCTTTGAAGCTTTATGAATCAGGCATTATTAGTGATGCGCAAAGTTTTGTTGATTTAATAAATGATGTTAAATTTATCAGTGAACTTGGACTTAGTTATGGTTCTCTTGAAGGTTTTTTATTTCCAGATACTTATAAATTTTATAAGGGTATGGATATGAAGGAAATAATTCGAATTTTTGTTGGTAATTTTTTTAGCAAACTTGGTTCTATTGGGATAGAGCATAAATCTTATTCTAGTGGAGAGTTTTATAATAAAGTGATCGTTGCTTCTATTGTTGAGCGTGAGTATCGAGTTAAGAGTGAAGCGCCAGTAATGGCATCTGTTTTTTATAATAGGATAAAGTCTAATATGGCATTACAATCTTGTGCTACAATTGAATATATTATTACCGAAGAGCTAAGAGAAACTCATCCTACAAGAATTTATTTTTCAGATTTAGAGATTACTTCTGCATATAATACCTATATTAATAAAGGTTATCCCCCAGGTCCAATTTCTAACGCTGGGATTGTATCTTTAAAGGCCGCATTTTTTCCAGCTAACACAGAGTATTTATTTTTTGTTATAAAAGATCCTAAAGTTGGAACTCATAAATTTTCTTCAGCTTATAATGATCATCTCTTAGCTGTGAATAGTTATATTCGTAATTTTATTACTAAGGATTAAGGAAATATGGAGTATGCTAAGGTTATAGATTTAATTAAACAGAGAGTAGATATTGTAGCTTTAATAAGTGAGCGTGTTAGATTAGTTAAATCAGGATCATCTTATAAGGGGCTTTGTCCTTTTCATGCTGAAAGGACCCCTTCTTTTTCTATCACCCCTGCTCAGGGACTTTTTTATTGTTTTGGATGTAGGAAGGGCGGAGATGCCATCAAATTTTTGATGGATATTGAAAAACTTGATTATCATGGTGCTGTTAAGTCTTTGTGCAGTAGGATAGGTATTGTATATAATGATATTAAGAAAAACACTGTAGTTAAGAATAAGACTCAGGATAAATCAATAATTTCAAAAATATATGATTTAAATGCTAAGTTGATTAAGACTTTTGAATTTTTTTTAAATAATAATCAAAAAGTTTTAAATTATATTTTGCAAACGAGAGGGATATCTAAAGAGGTTATTGATTTATTTAATATTGGTTATTTGCGATTCGATATTCCAGGTAAGTTTAATTTTTATAATTTTTTGGTTTCAAAAGGATATTCTGATGAAATTTTGAGTAAAAGTGGTTTATTCCCAAAAAGGAAGGGAATATTTTCAATTTTATCTGGAAGATTGATTTTTCCAATCAGAGATTTTAAAGGAAATGTAGTAGGATTTGGAGGTAGATATTTAGGTAGAAATAATAGGCCTAAATATATTAATTTAAGTGAAACAGAGGTTTTTAAAAAGAAAGAATTGCTTTATGGATTTTATGAAGGCTTTTCTGTAATTAAGGAAAGTAAATCTGTAATCTTAACAGAAGGGTATATAGATGTTCTCTCCTTTTTTACAGCGGGTGTAAAAATTGCAGTTTCTACACTTGGTACTTCTTTTTCAAGAGAGCATTTTGCTTTAATTAAGAGATATGCAAATAAAATAATCATGTGTTTTGATGATGATACTGCTGGGCTTTTAGCTACATTTAAGGCTTATCAGATTTGTTTACCGTTTGATATTGATGTAAGTGTAATTAGGATGAAGTGTGGAGTTGATCCTGCAGATGTTTTAAAGAATAAAGGTGCTTTTGCTTTAAAGGATATGATTAACGATAGCTGTGATGCTTTTGAGTATCTTTTGGAGAAATATTCAGGTAAATATGATTTAAGTAAAACAACAGATTTAAATAGTATGATTGGTATGTTTATAACTTTGATAAGTTTGTCAAGTACTAATACGCAAAGGGATTTTCTTTTAAAAAAGCTTGAGGGTAAGGTGGGTATTAAGTTAGAAACCTTAAGAGAAGATTATTATAGTATGAGAGAGAGGAGTGCAATTGCGAGTTATAAGAGGAATGCATATTCTTATGAGATAAATACCTATGAGAGATATTTATTAGTTGCCTTATTGAAAGACTTTAATTATTTTACTATAATAAGGCGTAATATTAGTGATAGTGACTTGTATGATGTTGATGTAAAAAAAATTTTTATGTGCTTTGAATACCTATTTGAGAATAATGAAAGTTTTTCATTACTTAATTTAAAAGAATTGTTAAAAGATAATAAGTATAGCGTTAGTGAAGTTTTTTTTGAGAATATGCTACGAGTAGAGTTTGAAGTGGATGATGAGATGGTTAAACAAATTTTGTTTGCAATTAAAAAAAGGAAAGTGGAGAATCGAATTTTAGTATTTAAAGATATGAGCAAGGATAATGTTTCAATAGATGCTAAGGTCCAAATAAGGGAATTGATGTTTTTAAATATGCAGAGAGAAAACTTGAGGATATATTTGAATGAATAGTGTAGAAAATAAAGACTTGCAGGTTTTTAAGAAGAAGAATTCAAAAATAATAAAGGCCATCTTAGGTCATTTGGGAGACAAAAAGACAATTACTTTTGAGGATTTAGCTACTTTTTTATCAGGGGATATGTTGGAACCTGACAATATTGATTATATTTATGGAGTCCTTGAGAATGAGGGGATAAGCTTAGTTAATGAAAAGATGGAGTCAGATATTTGTGATATTGATGAATTTGATGAAGCAGATAAACTTGATAGTCAGTGTATGATGTTAGACGATTCTATTCAGAGTGATGATGAAATTGATGATAAATTGGATGAATTTGATGATGAGGTTTTAGACAAAGAAGATTTTAGTTCAGGATATATTAAGAGTGGTTTATTAAAAGATAGTAATTCTGAAGATCCTATAAGGCTTTACTTAAAGGAAATAGGAAAAGAATTTTTGTTAACTGGGAATCAAGAGGTTGAGCTTGCAAAACAGATGGATTCTGGTGAGAGCATAATTGAGAATATTCTTAAAAATGAAGGACTGGTCATAGAGAATTATTATAATTTAGTTAATGCTATTTATTCAAGAGTAGATAAAGAAGAGTTTTTTAAGAAAGAAAAGGAAAGAGAAAAAGATAATAATTTCGATTATTATAACAAAAAAAAAAGGATCACTTCTTTTTATAAAGCTTCATTAAAACCATTTCAGGATCGTTTAATAAAATATATTGAAAGAAAACATAGCTTATATGAGCTTGGGGAAGATATTTTTGAAGAGAGTATTACTAGTGAGAGACTTCATATAAAAGAAATGCTTAAGTCGGTGCCTTTATATCAAGAAGAGTTGCGTATTTTTTCAGATGATTACATTGATTCTGCTAGCAAAATAAAGGATTTAAAGAGGCAACAAAAGTCCATATTGGATAGATTGAAGATAGATAAGGTACGCAATTTGAGAATTTTGGGAAGAGACTTAGCTATTCCTGAGAGAAGGGAGAGGATAGAAAAATCTTTAAATATTCGAGAAGATTTAATTAAAGAGCAAATTACAGAAGCTCAACTTGCTCAAAAAGAGCTTGAGAGAATTGAGATGTATTATGAATATCCAATGGATAAGATAATAAGCATGTCAGAGGAAATCCTTAAGGGCAAGCAGATGATGCAGCATGCAAAAGATCAGTTAATTAAGGCTAACTTAAGACTTGTGGTAAGTATTGCTAAAAAGTATGCTAATAGAGGGTTACATTTCTTTGATCTTGTTCAAGAGGGCAATATTGGTTTAATTAAGGCGGTTGAAAAATTTGAGTATAAGCGAGGCTTTAAGTTTTCTACTTATGCTACATGGTGGATTCGTCAAGCAATAACAAGATCAATCTCAGATCAGGCGCGTACCATTCGTGTTCCTGTTCATATGATTGAGCAGATAAATAGGTTGAATAGAGAAACAAGATATTTGGTTCAAGTGT harbors:
- the dnaG gene encoding DNA primase codes for the protein MEYAKVIDLIKQRVDIVALISERVRLVKSGSSYKGLCPFHAERTPSFSITPAQGLFYCFGCRKGGDAIKFLMDIEKLDYHGAVKSLCSRIGIVYNDIKKNTVVKNKTQDKSIISKIYDLNAKLIKTFEFFLNNNQKVLNYILQTRGISKEVIDLFNIGYLRFDIPGKFNFYNFLVSKGYSDEILSKSGLFPKRKGIFSILSGRLIFPIRDFKGNVVGFGGRYLGRNNRPKYINLSETEVFKKKELLYGFYEGFSVIKESKSVILTEGYIDVLSFFTAGVKIAVSTLGTSFSREHFALIKRYANKIIMCFDDDTAGLLATFKAYQICLPFDIDVSVIRMKCGVDPADVLKNKGAFALKDMINDSCDAFEYLLEKYSGKYDLSKTTDLNSMIGMFITLISLSSTNTQRDFLLKKLEGKVGIKLETLREDYYSMRERSAIASYKRNAYSYEINTYERYLLVALLKDFNYFTIIRRNISDSDLYDVDVKKIFMCFEYLFENNESFSLLNLKELLKDNKYSVSEVFFENMLRVEFEVDDEMVKQILFAIKKRKVENRILVFKDMSKDNVSIDAKVQIRELMFLNMQRENLRIYLNE
- the rpoD gene encoding RNA polymerase sigma factor RpoD, translated to MNSVENKDLQVFKKKNSKIIKAILGHLGDKKTITFEDLATFLSGDMLEPDNIDYIYGVLENEGISLVNEKMESDICDIDEFDEADKLDSQCMMLDDSIQSDDEIDDKLDEFDDEVLDKEDFSSGYIKSGLLKDSNSEDPIRLYLKEIGKEFLLTGNQEVELAKQMDSGESIIENILKNEGLVIENYYNLVNAIYSRVDKEEFFKKEKEREKDNNFDYYNKKKRITSFYKASLKPFQDRLIKYIERKHSLYELGEDIFEESITSERLHIKEMLKSVPLYQEELRIFSDDYIDSASKIKDLKRQQKSILDRLKIDKVRNLRILGRDLAIPERRERIEKSLNIREDLIKEQITEAQLAQKELERIEMYYEYPMDKIISMSEEILKGKQMMQHAKDQLIKANLRLVVSIAKKYANRGLHFFDLVQEGNIGLIKAVEKFEYKRGFKFSTYATWWIRQAITRSISDQARTIRVPVHMIEQINRLNRETRYLVQVLGKDPTDEELSARLGWDLKKVKTVKNVSREPVSLETPIGEEEDSVLSDFIEDKAIKNPAKHTSFVVLQDQIRAVLGTLPEREQEVVKMRFGLEDGYSLTLEEVGLHFNVTRERIRQIESKALRRLKNPKKTQKLKDYLEDLN